The sequence below is a genomic window from Thermodesulfobacteriota bacterium.
ATACCGTCCTCTTCAGCCCTGCCGACATCGATCTCGCCCGTGGCAGCCAGGACCTTCGACGCCGATATCTGGACCGCGCCGCCTTCTGGAACGATGCCGGCCATCTGGCGCGGCTGAGGGACTGGAATCGCGTCATGCGCCATCGAAACGCCTGCCTGCGCCGTGGTGACGACAGTATCGACGTGTGGGACGGCGAGCTCGCCCGCCTGGGTGCTGCCGTGAACCAAGCCCGCCGGCGGGCGCTCGAAGCCCTAGGCCCGGTCGTTACAGCCCTGCACGCAGAGATCTCGGGGGGTGAGGACGCCGATCTGGGGTACTGTGCTTCGGGCTCCAGCGACCAGGGGGAAGAGGCCCTCCGGGAATCCCTCCGGCGCAACCGCCCCCGCGACGCGCAGCTCGGGTACACCACCGTGGGACCCCACCGCGACATGGTGCGTCTGAAGCTTGGCGGGCGGGCGGCGGAGCGGTTCGGCTCCCAGGGGCAGCTCCGCACCCTCGCCTTGAGTTTGAAGCTTGCCCTGCTCCTGTGGGGCCGCGACTCCCTGGGCGAGAAACCCGTGTTCCTGCTGGACGACCCGGGGTCCGAGCTCGACCGCAAGCGGCTGGGCTTCCTCGGGCGTTTCCTGGAGACCTGGTCCGGCCAGGTGATCGTTGCCGGAACGGACCGGGACTGCGTGCCCGTGCCCGACCCCAGCGCTGCCCGGTACTACCGCCTCTCCGGAGGCGCCGCCTGCGCCGTCTGACACCCCCTTCGCAGAAAGACCTGGAGCACCATGGACCAACAGATATTTCCCACCGAAGAAAGCTACACAGCCGATACCATCAAGGTCCTGGAGGGGCTCCAGGCCGTGCGGAAACGGCCCGCCATGTATATCGGGTCCACCGGCGCTTCCGGTCTTCACCACCTCGTATACGAAGTCGTCGACAACTCCATAGACGAGGCCCTGGCGGGCTACTGCGATGAGATAGCCGTCACGATCCACGTGGACAACAGCGTTACCGTGGTGGACAACGGGCGGGGCATCCCCGCGGACATCCACAAGGAGACGGGCAAGTCCGCTGCGGAGGTCGTGCTCACGGTGCTTCATGCCGGCGGGAAGTTCGACAACAAGACCTACAAGGTCTCCGGGGGGCTCCACGGCGTCGGCGTCTCGGTGGTCAACGCCCTCTCCGAGACCCTGGACCTGGAGATCCTGCGCAACGGCAAGGTCTACACACAGACCTACGCCCGGGGGATTCCCGCGGCGCCCCTGGCGGAGACCGGCGTCACCAGCCGCCGCGGGACGAAGGTGCGTTTCAAGCCCGATCCGGAAATCTTCTCGGAGACGGAGTATTCCTTCGACATCCTCGCCACTCGGCTGCGGGAGCTCTCGTTCCTCAACAGCGGCGTAAAGATCATCCTCGAGGACGAGCGGACCGAAAAGCGCCAGGAGTTCCGCTACGAGGGCGGCATCCGCTCTTTCGTGGAGCACTTGAACCGCAACGCCGAGCCGCTCCACCCGCCAATCTACTTCTTTGGGGAGAACGCGGGCATCCAGGTGGAGGTGGCGATCCAGTACAATAGC
It includes:
- the recF gene encoding DNA replication and repair protein RecF (All proteins in this family for which functions are known are DNA-binding proteins that assist the filamentation of RecA onto DNA for the initiation of recombination or recombinational repair.); this translates as MVLAHLRARRFRNLGDLSLDPGTRVCVLFGDNAQGKTNVVEAIHLLSNLQSFRTRRTRDLIGSGFAEALLEGEILGRTGTVRLQLRLDEGGRTARVDGKVPSSISSYLSEFHTVLFSPADIDLARGSQDLRRRYLDRAAFWNDAGHLARLRDWNRVMRHRNACLRRGDDSIDVWDGELARLGAAVNQARRRALEALGPVVTALHAEISGGEDADLGYCASGSSDQGEEALRESLRRNRPRDAQLGYTTVGPHRDMVRLKLGGRAAERFGSQGQLRTLALSLKLALLLWGRDSLGEKPVFLLDDPGSELDRKRLGFLGRFLETWSGQVIVAGTDRDCVPVPDPSAARYYRLSGGAACAV